The nucleotide sequence TCCTGGTAGGACACGTCTCCAGAAAGGAAACGCTCCGACGCCTCGCCGGTCAGCGGCGCAATGCCGCTGCTCAGCCGTCTCAGCGGTGCGGGCGATCCGACCTCGCAGCGGAACACCGCGCCCGGGATGTTTTCGACGAGCGCCTTGTAGCTGTCGAGGCTTTGAGCGAGCTTGGCCGCTGAAATCCGCATCTTGCGCCGGTGGCGGGCATTCATGTAGAGCACGGAAAACAACAGAAAGTCGAGCGCGACCCCGCCGACGAGGACCATCGTCGGCTGCATGATTCCTTCGAGCGACTCGTAGCGTTCGCTGCTGCGGAAGCGCGCGACCCAGATGTTTCCACCGACCTCGAGCTTCATCTCGGTCATCAGCCGCGCGTCGCGCGTCGCGCCTTCGGTGGCGTAAAGCAGGTTCTCGGGCGATGCGCCGCCGTCGAACAATTCGATCTCGAGGATTTGGGTGGGGGTGTCAAACACCCCGTCGAGCAGATCGTAGGCGCGGAATGGACTGTATACGAAGCCGAGCAGGGCCGCGCGCCGGGCCGCTACAGTGTCGATCGGCTGGCCGCTGCGGTAAACAGGGAAGTAGATCAGAAAGCCGGGCTGCACGCCCGTGCGGGTTTCCTGCACGAGCGTGACCTTGCGCGACAACGCGGGCTGGCCGCTGTCGCGCGCGCGGTCCATCGCTTCGCGGCGCGTCGGCTCGGAATACATGTCGTAACCGAAGGCGCGCAGGTTGCGCCCGCTGAACGGCTCGATGTAGACGATGCTGCTCAGCATGGCGCGCTCGCCGGGCGGAACGATCGCGTAATCCGGAAACCCCTCCGCGCGGACGGACTGCTCGTGCGCCGCCTTGGCTTCGGGCGGCACCATGAGCGCGAAACCGGTCGCCAGAATGCCTGGCAGCGAGCGCTCGAGGTCGAGCTCGTCGACATAGGTCCGCCACTCGCTGCGGCTGGGCACGCCACCTGCCGCAAACAGTGCGGCCCCGCCACGCAGAACCTGCTCGTAGTCGTGGATGCGATTGGTCAGGATGTTCCGCTGCTTTTCCGCGGCGCGCATGAAACGGTCCTGATCGTGGTGGGCACGCGCGGCGTCGAAATGCTGCCAGGTCGCGAACGTGAACAGCAGCGCAACGGCGAGCACGACCCACGCCAGCGCCTGATGGTCGAGAAGTCCCCCCCGGTGAACGTCGTGGGTCATGGCTGCGCGCCCAGCGCAGCCGCGATGCGAAGCAGAAAACCCGCT is from Thiobacillus denitrificans ATCC 25259 and encodes:
- a CDS encoding CHASE domain-containing protein, whose product is MTHDVHRGGLLDHQALAWVVLAVALLFTFATWQHFDAARAHHDQDRFMRAAEKQRNILTNRIHDYEQVLRGGAALFAAGGVPSRSEWRTYVDELDLERSLPGILATGFALMVPPEAKAAHEQSVRAEGFPDYAIVPPGERAMLSSIVYIEPFSGRNLRAFGYDMYSEPTRREAMDRARDSGQPALSRKVTLVQETRTGVQPGFLIYFPVYRSGQPIDTVAARRAALLGFVYSPFRAYDLLDGVFDTPTQILEIELFDGGASPENLLYATEGATRDARLMTEMKLEVGGNIWVARFRSSERYESLEGIMQPTMVLVGGVALDFLLFSVLYMNARHRRKMRISAAKLAQSLDSYKALVENIPGAVFRCEVGSPAPLRRLSSGIAPLTGEASERFLSGDVSYQELIHPDDRAAVAEAVAEAVAKRSTYNVEYRIKARDGFTRWVSERGQVSSDAAGRAQWLDGVVLDITERKAAEIMIRDLAFNDTLTGLPNRRLLLDRLEQQLAASGRAGRHGALLFIDMDNFKTVNDTLGHAAGDQVLVEVAARLLASVRESDTVARLGGDEFVVVIGNLGNTAEAAKAEAAELGDKILLKLSQPYRLGAHLHNSTPSIGITTFCGHHVSAGQLLRRADQAMYRAKSAGRHQVKFYEEDTAPAVRVA